The following coding sequences lie in one Mus musculus strain C57BL/6J chromosome 11, GRCm38.p6 C57BL/6J genomic window:
- the Olfr1389 gene encoding olfactory receptor 1389: MGTFNASLGKGFILVGFSDFPQLEVFLFVFILVFYLLTLLGNTTIIALSRLDVRLHTPMYFFLSHLSFLDLCYTTSTVPQLLINLCGLDRTISYGGCVAQLLIFLALVSTECLLLGVMAFDRYAAVCRPLHYTTIMHPQLCQGLAISSWVSGLVNSVIQTGLVMAMPLCSHRLNHFFCEMPIFLKLACEDTNGTEVKMFVARTIILIFPAALILGSYGHIARAILRIKSMAGRRKAFGTCGSHLIVVSLFYGSGIYTYLQPIHRYSENEGKFVAVFYTILTPILNPLIYTLRNKDVKGALWKVLGKGTDLV; encoded by the coding sequence ATGGGAACTTTCAATGCCAGTTTAGGGAAAGGCTTCATATTAGTAGGCTTCTCTGATTTCCCTCAACTGGAAGTTTTCCTCTTTGTCTTTATTCTAGTCTTTTATCTGCTAACTCTCCTTGGCAACACCACCATCATTGCTCTCTCAAGGCTGGATGTCAGAttgcacacacccatgtactttttcctctCCCATCTTTCTTTCCTGGACCTGTGCTACACCACAAGCACTGTACCACAGCTTCTCATTAACCTCTGTGGGTTGGATAGGACCATCAGCTATGGAGGCTGTGTGGCTCAGCTCCTCATTTTCCTTGCCTTGGTCTCCACAGAGTGTCTGCTCCTGGGGGTCATGGCCTTTGACCGTTATGCGGCTGTGTGCCGTCCACTGCACTACACGACCATTATGCACCCTCAGCTGTGTCAGGGACTGGCCATCTCCTCCTGGGTTTCTGGCCTTGTGAACTCTGTGATTCAGACAGGACTTGTTATGGCCATGCCCCTCTGTAGCCATCGGCTGAATCACTTCTTCTGTGAGATGCCCATATTCCTGAAATTGGCTTGTGAAGACACTAATGGAACGGaggtcaagatgtttgtggccCGAACAATAATCTTGATCTTTCCTGCTGCACTGATTCTGGGCTCCTATGGACACATTGCCAGAGCAATTCTGAGAATCAAGTCAATGGCTGGACGAAGAAAGGCCTTTGGAACTTGTGGGTCCCACCTCATTGTGGTTTCTCTGTTTTACGGCTCAGGCATATATACATACCTCCAACCTATCCACAGATATTCAGAGAACGAGGGAaagtttgttgctgttttttataCTATACTCACCCCCATTCTCAACCCTTTAATATATACTCTGAGGAACAAGGATGTGAAGGGGGCTCTGTGGAAAGTACTTGGGAAAGGCACAGACTTAGTGTAA